One window of the Rosa rugosa chromosome 3, drRosRugo1.1, whole genome shotgun sequence genome contains the following:
- the LOC133739213 gene encoding pentatricopeptide repeat-containing protein At3g63370, chloroplastic, whose amino-acid sequence MATSSPHVSAVQFRPMLNKAQLNPALHFFKFSEKPTKLLPSLKQVCDEGSLREAFKSLSNLLTLDGSLELSLDGAYSPLLELCAKKKALSEGQQIHAHLIKSCAVWDSAFLSTKLVYMYGKCGSVMNAQKVFDKMSHRTIFTWNAMIGACATNGEPLKSLEMYSDMRVFGVPLDSFTFPCVLKACVAVDSLCCGEEIHGLAIKCGYDDVAFVVNSLVAMYANCNDLGAARKLFDGMKEKEDVVSWNSIISAYSAKGMSVEALGLFREMQQVGLAMNTYTFVAALQACEDSFCGKLGMEIHAAVLKLNYCFDIYVANSLLAMYVRCGKMDEAARIFNDLDDKDIVSWNTLLSGFVQNGLYEEALLLFHDMQRIGHKPDQVSLLNILAASGRLGSLFSGMEAHAYAIKNGFDSDLQVGNTLIDMYAKCCCVNLMGRAFDKMPNKDFISWTTIIAGYAQNNCHTRALELCRKVQMLGLEVDAMMVESILLACESLKCVSLVKEVHGYATRRGLFDLVLQNAVVNVYGQCGYIDYAYQMFKLIESKDVVSWTSMISCYVHNGLANEALELCHFMKETNVEPDAIALVSILSAAASLSALMKGKEIHGFFTRKGFILEGSVASSLVDMYARCGNLKNAYNIYNCVRNKSLILWTTMINAYGMHGHGKEAIDFFRRMQNQEIVPDHITFLALLYACSHSGLIDEGKGLFEIMIHEYQLDPWPEHFACMVDLLGRANRLEEAYHFVNSMESQPTAEVWCALLGACRVHSNKGLEEIAAKKILELGTKNPGNYVLVSNIFAARGRWEHVEEVRIKMKVIGLKKNPGCSWIEAGKKVHTFTARDKSHPQSNEIYQKLAQITETLEREAGYVAQTKCVLQNVEEEEKIQMLYGHSERLAIAYGLLKIPEGTPIRITKNLRVCMDCHTFTKLVSKVFRRVLVVRDANRFHHFEDGKCSCGDFW is encoded by the coding sequence ATGGCTACTTCGTCTCCACACGTTTCTGCCGTCCAATTCCGACCCATGTTGAACAAAGCCCAGCTAAACCCAGCTctccatttcttcaaattctccGAAAAGCCCACCAAATTATTACCTTCCTTGAAGCAGGTTTGCGATGAAGGCAGCCTCAGGGAAGCTTTTAAATCACTCAGCAACTTGCTAACTCTTGATGGTTCACTCGAGCTTTCTTTAGATGGAGCTTACTCGCCGCTCCTTGAGCTCTGTGCAAAGAAGAAGGCTCTATCAGAAGGGCAGCAAATCCATGCCCATTTGATTAAATCCTGTGCTGTATGGGACTCCGCGTTTCTGAGTACCAAACTTGTTTACATGTACGGGAAATGTGGCTCCGTTATGAATGCACAGAAGGTGTTTGATAAAATGTCTCACAGAACGATTTTCACTTGGAATGCAATGATTGGTGCTTGTGCGACAAATGGGGAGCCCTTAAAGTCTCTTGAGATGTATAGTGACATGAGGGTTTTCGGGGTTCCTCTTGATTCGTTTACTTTCCCTTGTGTACTGAAAGCGTGTGTTGCGGTTGATAGTCTCTGTTGTGGGGAAGAAATTCATGGCCTGGCTATCAAATGTGGGTATGATGATGTAGCATTTGTGGTTAACTCGCTAGTTGCAATGTATGCAAACTGCAATGATCTTGGTGCGGCGAGGAAATTGTTTGATGGTATGAAAGAAAAGGAGGATGTTGTGTCATGGAATTCTATTATTTCAGCATATTCAGCAAAGGGGATGTCCGTTGAAGCGTTGGGATTGTTTCGAGAAATGCAGCAGGTGGGACTTGCCATGAACACGTATACTTTTGTGGCTGCTCTTCAAGCGTGTGAGGATTCTTTTTGTGGAAAACTCGGTATGGAGATTCATGCTGCTGTGTTGAAACTGAATTATTGTTTTGATATTTATGTGGCGAATTCTCTGCTTGCAATGTATGTGAGGTGTGGTAAAATGGATGAGGCTGCAAGGATTTTTAATGACTTGGATGACAAGGATATTGTCTCATGGAATACATTACTCTCTGGTTTTGTCCAAAATGGACTATATGAGGAAGCTCTGCTGTTGTTCCATGATATGCAGAGGATTGGTCATAAACCTGACCAGGTTTCTTTGTTGAATATCCTTGCAGCATCTGGTCGGTTAGGAAGTTTATTTTCAGGAATGGAAGCTCATGCTTATGCGATAAAAAATGGATTCGATTCTGATTTGCAGGTTGGGAACACACTGATAGATATGTATGCTAAGTGTTGTTGTGTGAACTTGATGGGCCGTGCTTTTGACAAGATGCCAAATAAAGACTTCATTTCTTGGACAACAATTATTGCTGGCTATGCTCAGAACAATTGTCACACAAGGGCCTTAGAACTGTGCCGGAAGGTGCAAATGTTAGGGCTGGAAGTGGATGCAATGATGGTAGAAAGCATTTTACTGGCTTGCGAATCTTTGAAATGTGTTTCTTTGGTAAAAGAAGTTCATGGTTACGCTACGAGGAGAGGTTTATTTGATCTCGTCTTGCAAAATGCAGTTGTCAATGTATATGGCCAGTGTGGTTACATAGATTACGCATATCAGATGTTCAAATTGATTGAATCTAAAGATGTTGTGTCTTGGACAAGTATGATATCTTGTTATGTTCATAATGGGCTTGCAAATGAGGCTCTTGAACTTTGTCACTTCATGAAAGAAACAAATGTTGAACCTGATGCCATAGCGCTTGTAAGTATACTATCTGCTGCCGCTAGTTTGTCTGCTTTGATGAAAGGGAAAGAAATTCACGGTTTTTTTACTAGGAAGGGCTTCATCTTGGAGGGATCTGTTGCGAGCTCTCTTGTTGATATGTATGCCCGCTGTGGAAATCTGAAGAATGCATACAACATATATAATTGTGTTAGAAACAAAAGTCTAATTTTATGGACTACCATGATCAATGCTTATGGGATGCATGGTCATGGCAAGGAAGCCATTGATTTCTTCAGAAGGATGCAAAACCAAGAGATTGTTCCTGATCATATTACGTTTTTGGCTCTTCTATATGCCTGCAGTCATTCAGGCTTGATTGATGAGGGTAAAGGACTATTTGAAATCATGATACATGAGTATCAATTAGACCCCTGGCCAGAACATTTTGCTTGCATGGTTGATCTTCTTGGACGTGCCAATCGATTGGAAGAGGCGTATCATTTTGTCAATAGCATGGAAAGTCAACCTACTGCTGAAGTATGGTGTGCTCTTCTTGGGGCTTGCCGAGTTCATTCTAACAAAGGATTAGAAGAAATTGCTGCAAAGAAGATCTTAGAGTTGGGCACCAAGAATCCAGGAAATTATGTGCTTGTGTCGAATATCTTTGCTGCTAGGGGAAGATGGGAACATGTAGAAGAAGTGAGGATCAAAATGAAGGTAATTGGGTTGAAGAAAAATCCAGGATGTAGTTGGATTGAGGCAGGAAAAAAAGTTCATACATTCACGGCTAGGGATAAGTCTCATCCTCAGTCCAATGAAATTTACCAAAAGTTAGCTCAAATAACCGAGACATTAGAAAGGGAAGCAGGCTATGTGGCTCAAACTAAATGTGTGTTGCAGaatgtagaagaagaagagaaaattcAGATGCTTTATGGACATAGTGAAAGGTTAGCCATTGCATATGGTCTACTTAAGATTCCTGAGGGAACTCCTATTCGAATCACAAAGAACCTGCGGGTTTGTATGGATTGCCATACTTTTACTAAACTAGTTTCCAAAGTTTTTAGGCGGGTGCTTGTAGTTAGGGATGCTAATAGATTTCATCATTTCGAGGATGGAAAATGTTCTTGTGGCGATTTCTGGTGA